The following are from one region of the Coccinella septempunctata chromosome 7, icCocSept1.1, whole genome shotgun sequence genome:
- the LOC123316534 gene encoding solute carrier family 25 member 36-A isoform X1 translates to MSQRDSVIHLVAGGVGGTVGAIVTCPLEVVKTRQQSSQNCFRFVGELPPIAQDPVPGNKTTCRTLPPATGNNGHQRRRFWTTAPQCRPQVVALSGYAPPQSTHVPSIAQCIKLIVQHEGPMALFKGLGPNLVGVAPSRAIYFATYSQSKQLWNKVLPPDSPVVHVCSASCAGFMASTLTNPIWFVKTRLQLDLNKHSNITAFECVRRIYAKSGILGFYKGITASYMGISETVIHFVIYEAIKAELIKHRTTGLDERCSKDFFEFMIAGAISKTVASCIAYPHEVARTRLREEGNKYTGFWQTLGLVFKEEGIRGVYRGLTTQLVRQIPNTAIMMATYEAVVYILTARFGTDFYDKDDD, encoded by the exons CGTCGGAGGCACAGTCGGCGCCATAGTGACATGTCCCCTGGAAGTGGTCAAGACCCGGCAGCAATCGTCGCAGAATTGCTTCCGTTTCGTCGGAGAACTGCCGCCCATCGCCCAGGACCCGGTGCCTGGCAACAAGACCACGTGCCGCACCTTGCCGCCCGCGACCGGTAACAACGGCCACCAGAGGCGTAGGTTCTGGACAACAGCCCCTCAATGTCGTCCTCAAGTTGTGGCTCTTTCAGGTTATGCGCCACCGCAGTCGACGCACGTGCCATCTATCGCGCAATGCATTAAACTCATCGTCCAGCACGAGGGACCTATGGCGCTCTTCAAAG GCCTTGGACCAAACTTGGTAGGAGTAGCCCCATCTCGTGCCATATACTTTGCTACATATTCCCAGTCCAAGCAGCTCTGGAACAAGGTCCTTCCACCTGATTCCCCAGTCGTACATGTTTGTTCAGCTTCCTGCGCAGGTTTTATGGCCAGCACCCTAACTAATCCCATTTGGTTCGTGAAGACTAGACTCCAGCTTGATCTGAATAAGCACAGCAATATAACTGCCTTTGAGTGCGTACGTCGAATTTACGCAAAATCG GGTATTTTAGGATTTTACAAAGGCATCACCGCTTCCTACATGGGAATATCAGAAACAGTAATTCACTTTGTGATATATGAAGCCATCAAGGCGGAGCTGATAAAACATAGAACGACAGGCCTAGATGAAAGGTGTTCCAAAGACTTCTTTGAATTCATGATAGCCGGAGCAATATCAAAAACGGTAGCTTCCTGCATAGCGTATCCGCATGAAGTGGCAAGGACAAGGCTGCGTGAAGAAGGTAACAAATATACTGGATTCTGGCAAACGTTGGGGCTAGTCTTCAAAGAGGAAGGCATAAGGGGTGTTTATAGAGGACTCACAACGCAACTAGTCAGGCAGATACCGAACACTGCCATCATGATGGCTACATATGAGGCTGTTGTTTATATTTTAACTGCTAGATTTGGCACAGATTTTTACGATAAAGATGACGATTGA
- the LOC123316534 gene encoding solute carrier family 25 member 36-A isoform X2 — protein MSQRDSVIHLVAGGVGGTVGAIVTCPLEVVKTRQQSSQNCFRFVGELPPIAQDPVPGNKTTCRTLPPATGNNGHQRRYAPPQSTHVPSIAQCIKLIVQHEGPMALFKGLGPNLVGVAPSRAIYFATYSQSKQLWNKVLPPDSPVVHVCSASCAGFMASTLTNPIWFVKTRLQLDLNKHSNITAFECVRRIYAKSGILGFYKGITASYMGISETVIHFVIYEAIKAELIKHRTTGLDERCSKDFFEFMIAGAISKTVASCIAYPHEVARTRLREEGNKYTGFWQTLGLVFKEEGIRGVYRGLTTQLVRQIPNTAIMMATYEAVVYILTARFGTDFYDKDDD, from the exons CGTCGGAGGCACAGTCGGCGCCATAGTGACATGTCCCCTGGAAGTGGTCAAGACCCGGCAGCAATCGTCGCAGAATTGCTTCCGTTTCGTCGGAGAACTGCCGCCCATCGCCCAGGACCCGGTGCCTGGCAACAAGACCACGTGCCGCACCTTGCCGCCCGCGACCGGTAACAACGGCCACCAGAGGC GTTATGCGCCACCGCAGTCGACGCACGTGCCATCTATCGCGCAATGCATTAAACTCATCGTCCAGCACGAGGGACCTATGGCGCTCTTCAAAG GCCTTGGACCAAACTTGGTAGGAGTAGCCCCATCTCGTGCCATATACTTTGCTACATATTCCCAGTCCAAGCAGCTCTGGAACAAGGTCCTTCCACCTGATTCCCCAGTCGTACATGTTTGTTCAGCTTCCTGCGCAGGTTTTATGGCCAGCACCCTAACTAATCCCATTTGGTTCGTGAAGACTAGACTCCAGCTTGATCTGAATAAGCACAGCAATATAACTGCCTTTGAGTGCGTACGTCGAATTTACGCAAAATCG GGTATTTTAGGATTTTACAAAGGCATCACCGCTTCCTACATGGGAATATCAGAAACAGTAATTCACTTTGTGATATATGAAGCCATCAAGGCGGAGCTGATAAAACATAGAACGACAGGCCTAGATGAAAGGTGTTCCAAAGACTTCTTTGAATTCATGATAGCCGGAGCAATATCAAAAACGGTAGCTTCCTGCATAGCGTATCCGCATGAAGTGGCAAGGACAAGGCTGCGTGAAGAAGGTAACAAATATACTGGATTCTGGCAAACGTTGGGGCTAGTCTTCAAAGAGGAAGGCATAAGGGGTGTTTATAGAGGACTCACAACGCAACTAGTCAGGCAGATACCGAACACTGCCATCATGATGGCTACATATGAGGCTGTTGTTTATATTTTAACTGCTAGATTTGGCACAGATTTTTACGATAAAGATGACGATTGA
- the LOC123317003 gene encoding cytochrome c oxidase subunit 6A1, mitochondrial, producing the protein MASFLQYSARRFLQTSARRAAHIEGPSAVSGGEEGGYKVWRNLTFFVAFPSIALCMAHCYMAHNKKEHERPPFVKYDYMYIRTKRFPWGDGNKSLFHNPHVNALPDGYEEIEEH; encoded by the exons ATGGCTTCTTTCCTGCAATATAGCGCTCGAAGGTTTTTGCAAACTTCTGCAAGAAGGGCCGCCCATATTGAGGGCCCCTCTGCTGTTTCTGGTGGAGAGGAAG GTGGTTATAAAGTTTGGAGAAATTTGACATTCTTTGTTGCATTCCCTTCAATCGCATTATGCATGGCCCATTGTTACATGGCTCATAACAAGAAAGAACATGAGAGACCTCCATTCGTCAAGTATGACTACATGTATATAAGAACTAAACGTTTTCCATGGGGGGATGGTAATAAGTCCTTGTTCCATAACCCACACGTAAATGCTTTGCCTGATGGTTACGAAGAAATTGAGGAACATTAG
- the LOC123316459 gene encoding ring canal kelch homolog yields METNNVNNVSDNDNDAMETQGSRLLLRCASQNSLDESSQKHVSRIGTKTKPPYRNNYHTQKAFEVMNAMRIQNLLCDVILVADSVEIPAHKMVLASCSPYFYAMFNSFEESKQDRITLKEVDHQALVLLIEYAYTSEVQVTEENVQALLPAANLLQLMDVRDACCDFLQAQLHPTNCLGIRAFADIHGCLDLLSNSESYIEQHFPEVVECEEFLSLTHQQVSKLISSDRLTVPSEEKVFECVIAWVQHDLDNRRKHLASLMEHVRLPLLSQDYLVQRVEEEPLLKVDLQCKDYLIEALKYHLLKGDGKTNFRTPRTKPRQPVGLPKVLLVVGGQAPKAIRSVECYDFKEERWYQVAEMPTRRCRAGLAVLNGKVYAVGGFNGSLRVRTVDVYDPVLDQWTSCANMEARRSTLGVAVLDGLIYAVGGFDGSAGLNTAEVFDTKKQSWKMISPMSTRRSSVGVGVLNNLLYAVGGYDGASRQCLSSVECYNPENDTWLCVPDMISRRSGAGVGVLDGILYAVGGHDGPLVRKSVEAYDPDKEIWTPVADMAVCRRNAGVVAMNGLLYVVGGDDGCFNLSSVEVYNPEKGIWTMLPSCMGIGRSYAGVAIIDKSI; encoded by the exons ATGGAAACGAATAATGTAAATAACGTGAGTGACAATGATAACGATGCTATGGAAACACAAGGAAG tcgTTTATTATTGAGATGTGCTAGTCAGAATTCCTTGGATGAAAGTTCTCAAAAACATGTATCAAGAATTGGAACCAAAACAAAACCCCCATACAGAAATAATTACCATACTCAGAAAGCTTTCGAAGTGATGAATGCTATGAGAAT CCAAAATCTGCTTTGTGATGTAATCCTTGTAGCAGATTCTGTTGAAATACCTGCCCACAAAATGGTTTTGGCCTCTTGCTCCCCATATTTCTATGCAATGTTCAACAGTTTCGAAGAAAGCAAACAAGATCGAATAACACTCAAAGAAGTAGACCATCAGGCACTTGTTTTGCTAATAGAATATGCATACACTTCGGAAGTTCAAGTTACTGAGGAAAATGTTCAAGCCTTATTACCAGCTGCCAATTTGTTACAGCTTATGGATGTTAGGGATGCATGTTGTGATTTCTTACAAGCACAGCTGCACCCAACAAATTGCTTGGGGATAAGAGCCTTCGCAGATATTCATGGTTGTTTGGACTTACTCTCGAATTCTGAGTCGTATATTGAACAACATTTTCC AGAAGTTGTGGAATGTGAGGAGTTTCTGAGTTTAACTCATCAGCAAGTTTCAAAGTTGATTAGTAGTGATAGATTGACTGTTCCTTCTGAAGAAAAG gtTTTTGAATGTGTCATTGCATGGGTACAACATGATTTGGACAATCGACGTAAACATTTAGCTTCACTGATGGAGCATGTTAGACTTCCTCTGCTGTCACAAGACTATTTAGTACAAAGAGTTGAAGAAGAACCCTTgttgaaagttgaccttcaaTGTAAAGATTACCTTATAGAAGCCCTGAAATATCATCTCCTCAAAGGTGACGGTAAAACTAATTTTAGAACACCAAGAACTAAACCCAGACAACCCGTTGGATTGCCGAAAGTATTATTG GTGGTTGGAGGTCAAGCTCCTAAAGCTATCCGTAGTGTAGAATGCTACGATTTTAAGGAAGAACGCTGGTATCAAGTTGCCGAAATGCCAACTAGGAGATGTCGTGCAGGTTTAGCAGTCTTAAATGGCAAAGTATATGCAGTTGGTGGATTCAATGGTTCGCTCAGAGTGAGAACAGTAGATGTTTATGATCCGGTTTTGGATCAGTGGACCAGCTGTGCTAACATGGAGGCGAGAAGGTCAACCTTAGGTGTTGCAGTACTCGACGGTTTGATATATGCTGTTGGAGGTTTTGACGGTTCAGCTGGACTGAACACCGCTGAGGTATTCGATACAAAAAAACAATCCTGGAAAATGATATCGCCCATGTCGACTAGACGGAGTAGCGTAGGTGTTGGGGTTCTCAACAACCTGCTATATGCA GTTGGAGGTTATGACGGAGCTTCTCGGCAATGTTTGAGCTCTGTGGAGTGCTATAATCCGGAAAACGATACTTGGTTGTGCGTTCCAGATATGATTTCCAGGAGAAGTGGAGCTG GAGTTGGTGTCTTGGACGGAATACTTTACGCGGTAGGTGGCCATGATGGACCTCTTGTCAGAAAATCGGTGGAAGCCTATGATCCGGACAAGGAAATTTGGACGCCTGTTGCAGACATGGCTGTATGTAGAAGGAATGCAGGAGTTGTAGCGATGAATGGACTACTTTACGTTGTAGGAGGTGACGACGGTTGTTTTAATTTGTCTTCAGTTGAAGTGTACAATCCAGAAAAAGGGATTTGGACCATGCTGCCAAGCTGCATGGGCATTGGCCGAAGCTATGCAGGTGTTGCCATCATCGATAAGTCCATATGA
- the LOC123316462 gene encoding mitochondrial glycine transporter A-like isoform X1, with translation MKGHEIISLSTDSNENYVESDKKNKSNAKKTFLQDYPLVKSFLAGSFSGTCSTILFQPLDLVKTRLQNPTTVSINGRHVSVGMYNIFATILQEEQLKGLWKGMTPSLARCVPGVGLYFCTIDFMKSRFFQNRAPGPLEAIAMGLAARSLSGAILIPITVIKTRYESGVYNYSSMRSALKEIYLKEGFKGMTCGLLPTLFRDAPFSGLYLMFYLQAKKLVPFDVLNSPYASPAHFTCGVTAGILASFITQPADVIKTKMQLYPDKFQGVWSAVTHVHTKYGVKGYFKGIVPRMLRRTLMAAMSWTIYERVSQSIGLK, from the exons ATGAAAGGACACGAAATTATATCTCTATCAACGGATTCCaatgaaaattatgtcgaaagtgataagaaaaataaatcgaatgCGAAAAAAACGTTTCTGCAAGAT TACCCATTGGTCAAGTCCTTCTTAGCTGGATCCTTCTCAGGAACTTGTTCTACTATTTTGTTCCAGCCCTTGGATTTGGTCAAGACCAGGCTTCAGAATCCAACAACTGTTTCCATAAa tggcCGTCATGTATCTGTTGGCATGTACAATATATTTGCCACCATCTTACAAGAGGAGCAGCTTAAAGGTCTATGGAAAGGAATGACCCCT tctctGGCCAGATGCGTTCCTGGTGTAGGTCTCTACTTCTGCACGATTGATTTCATGAAAAGTCGCTTTTTTCAAAATAGAGCCCCAGGTCCATTAGAAGCCATCGCTATGGGTCTTGCTGCTAGAAGTTTGAGTGGTGCGATTCTTATTCCCATCACCGTGATCAAAACAAG ATATGAAAGTGGTGTATATAACTATAGCAGCATGAGATCGGCCCTCAAAGAAATCTACTTGAAAGAAGGCTTCAAAGGAATGACATGCGGGTTGTTGCCAACATTATTTAGGGATGCGCCATTCTCTGGTTTATATCTTATGTTTTACCTGCAAGCTAAAAAGCTGGTACCTTTCG ATGTGCTGAACTCGCCCTACGCATCTCCCGCTCATTTCACTTGCGGGGTGACCGCAGGCATTTTGGCCTCCTTCATCACACAGCCCGCTGATGTGATAAAAACCAAAATGCAACTGTACCCCGACAAATTTCAAGGTGTATGGTCGGCTGTCACCCATGTCCACACCAAATATGGCGTCAAGGGTTATTTCAAAGGTATAGTTCCAAGAATGCTAAGACGGACTCTGATGGCAGCAATGTCTTGGACCATTTACGAACGGGTATCTCAGTCTATTGGGTTGAAATAG
- the LOC123316462 gene encoding mitochondrial glycine transporter-like isoform X3: MEYRRYPLVKSFLAGSFSGTCSTILFQPLDLVKTRLQNPTTVSINGRHVSVGMYNIFATILQEEQLKGLWKGMTPSLARCVPGVGLYFCTIDFMKSRFFQNRAPGPLEAIAMGLAARSLSGAILIPITVIKTRYESGVYNYSSMRSALKEIYLKEGFKGMTCGLLPTLFRDAPFSGLYLMFYLQAKKLVPFDVLNSPYASPAHFTCGVTAGILASFITQPADVIKTKMQLYPDKFQGVWSAVTHVHTKYGVKGYFKGIVPRMLRRTLMAAMSWTIYERVSQSIGLK, from the exons ATGGAATACCGTAGG TACCCATTGGTCAAGTCCTTCTTAGCTGGATCCTTCTCAGGAACTTGTTCTACTATTTTGTTCCAGCCCTTGGATTTGGTCAAGACCAGGCTTCAGAATCCAACAACTGTTTCCATAAa tggcCGTCATGTATCTGTTGGCATGTACAATATATTTGCCACCATCTTACAAGAGGAGCAGCTTAAAGGTCTATGGAAAGGAATGACCCCT tctctGGCCAGATGCGTTCCTGGTGTAGGTCTCTACTTCTGCACGATTGATTTCATGAAAAGTCGCTTTTTTCAAAATAGAGCCCCAGGTCCATTAGAAGCCATCGCTATGGGTCTTGCTGCTAGAAGTTTGAGTGGTGCGATTCTTATTCCCATCACCGTGATCAAAACAAG ATATGAAAGTGGTGTATATAACTATAGCAGCATGAGATCGGCCCTCAAAGAAATCTACTTGAAAGAAGGCTTCAAAGGAATGACATGCGGGTTGTTGCCAACATTATTTAGGGATGCGCCATTCTCTGGTTTATATCTTATGTTTTACCTGCAAGCTAAAAAGCTGGTACCTTTCG ATGTGCTGAACTCGCCCTACGCATCTCCCGCTCATTTCACTTGCGGGGTGACCGCAGGCATTTTGGCCTCCTTCATCACACAGCCCGCTGATGTGATAAAAACCAAAATGCAACTGTACCCCGACAAATTTCAAGGTGTATGGTCGGCTGTCACCCATGTCCACACCAAATATGGCGTCAAGGGTTATTTCAAAGGTATAGTTCCAAGAATGCTAAGACGGACTCTGATGGCAGCAATGTCTTGGACCATTTACGAACGGGTATCTCAGTCTATTGGGTTGAAATAG
- the LOC123316462 gene encoding mitochondrial glycine transporter A-like isoform X2, whose translation MEHKKSYPLVKSFLAGSFSGTCSTILFQPLDLVKTRLQNPTTVSINGRHVSVGMYNIFATILQEEQLKGLWKGMTPSLARCVPGVGLYFCTIDFMKSRFFQNRAPGPLEAIAMGLAARSLSGAILIPITVIKTRYESGVYNYSSMRSALKEIYLKEGFKGMTCGLLPTLFRDAPFSGLYLMFYLQAKKLVPFDVLNSPYASPAHFTCGVTAGILASFITQPADVIKTKMQLYPDKFQGVWSAVTHVHTKYGVKGYFKGIVPRMLRRTLMAAMSWTIYERVSQSIGLK comes from the exons aTGGAGCATAAAAAAAGT TACCCATTGGTCAAGTCCTTCTTAGCTGGATCCTTCTCAGGAACTTGTTCTACTATTTTGTTCCAGCCCTTGGATTTGGTCAAGACCAGGCTTCAGAATCCAACAACTGTTTCCATAAa tggcCGTCATGTATCTGTTGGCATGTACAATATATTTGCCACCATCTTACAAGAGGAGCAGCTTAAAGGTCTATGGAAAGGAATGACCCCT tctctGGCCAGATGCGTTCCTGGTGTAGGTCTCTACTTCTGCACGATTGATTTCATGAAAAGTCGCTTTTTTCAAAATAGAGCCCCAGGTCCATTAGAAGCCATCGCTATGGGTCTTGCTGCTAGAAGTTTGAGTGGTGCGATTCTTATTCCCATCACCGTGATCAAAACAAG ATATGAAAGTGGTGTATATAACTATAGCAGCATGAGATCGGCCCTCAAAGAAATCTACTTGAAAGAAGGCTTCAAAGGAATGACATGCGGGTTGTTGCCAACATTATTTAGGGATGCGCCATTCTCTGGTTTATATCTTATGTTTTACCTGCAAGCTAAAAAGCTGGTACCTTTCG ATGTGCTGAACTCGCCCTACGCATCTCCCGCTCATTTCACTTGCGGGGTGACCGCAGGCATTTTGGCCTCCTTCATCACACAGCCCGCTGATGTGATAAAAACCAAAATGCAACTGTACCCCGACAAATTTCAAGGTGTATGGTCGGCTGTCACCCATGTCCACACCAAATATGGCGTCAAGGGTTATTTCAAAGGTATAGTTCCAAGAATGCTAAGACGGACTCTGATGGCAGCAATGTCTTGGACCATTTACGAACGGGTATCTCAGTCTATTGGGTTGAAATAG
- the LOC123316460 gene encoding sialin-like — protein MKKCPYRIWVAVMIFNAAALNYAYRVYFQLSLVAMIDKNEEVFNETSKEKEKLEVPDYGPRYKYSSWQEGLIVGAYFYGQTITSIPGGPIAEIVGPWISVLFSSLSNAAITIISLFVISDNWVPLFVCRFFIGLLSGVQYPALQCLIGRWAPPHEKGKFSACLMGNVFGSIMSTVISGFLIPMWGWQSTFYGIVIVTVTFGFFWFLLISDYPSKSWWCSQEESQFIMDSHEGTIEQGKVMPPFLKIATSIPFLVLVIGQFGSLWGLNLIVTSMPKFMAEVLHFKMEKLGTLAALPSLARLIMGFIFGITADYLLKKQIVKNKAVVRKGFVLFSHLLPGVTLFCYTFIGANPELAVSFLVIMLGLNGATVVTMLVNNQDLAPNFAGTLYGIMNCFGSMPGFIIPSINSKILEKKSDWPEWTLIFSIGGAVYVSTGILFILLGSTKLQPWNEKKSKEGQNAPGAPGVSAT, from the exons ATGA AAAAATGCCCATATAGGATTTGGGTAgcagttatgatttttaatGCAGCAGCTCTAAACTAcgcatacagggtgtattttcaactaagtttaGTAGCAATGATCGATAAAAATGAGGAAGTGTTCAATGAAACtagcaaagaaaaagaaaagctTGAAGTTCCCGAT TATGGTCCAAGATACAAATACAGCAGCTGGCAAGAAGGCTTAATTGTGGGAGCTTACTTCTACGGGCAAACAATAACCTCCATACCCGGAGGACCCATAGCAGAAATCGTTGGTCCTTGGATCTCAGTACTTTTCAGCTCTTTGTCGAATGCCGCTATAACAATTATATCTTTGTTCGTCATAAGCGATAACTGGGTGCCACTTTTCGTATGTCGATTTTTCATTGGGTTATTATCC GGAGTCCAATATCCAGCCCTCCAATGTCTGATCGGACGTTGGGCACCACCACACGAAAAGGGCAAGTTTTCCGCTTGTCTAATGGGCAACGTCTTTGGATCCATCATGTCAACCGTCATAAGCGGCTTCTTGATCCCTATGTGGGGTTGGCAATCCACCTTCTACGGCATCGTTATCGTAACGGTGACTTtcggtttcttctggttcctgCTGATCTCGGACTATCCGTCAAAATCTTGGTGGTGCAGCCAGGAGGAGTCCCAGTTCATAATGGACAGCCATGAAGGGACCATAGAGCAAGGAAAG GTCATGCCTCCTTTCCTCAAAATTGCCACTTCTATACCCTTCCTGGTCCTTGTGATAGGACAGTTTGGCAGTTTGTGGGGTCTGAATCTCATCGTGACCTCGATGCCCAAGTTTATGGCAGAAGTTTTACACTTCAAGATGGAAAAATTGGGCACACTCGCTGCGCTTCCAAGCTTAGCACGTCTCATCATGGGTTTTATCTTTGGGATCACTGCAGATTACCTCCTGAAAAAGCAGATCGTTAAAAATAAGGCGGTGGTGAGGAAAGGATTCGTCCTTTTCT CCCATTTGCTTCCTGGAGTGACTTTATTCTGCTATACTTTCATCGGCGCCAATCCCGAGTTAGCTGTTAGCTTTTTGGTCATTATGCTAGGTCTGAATGGAGCAACTGTGGTCACCATGCTCGTGAATAACCAAGACCTGGCACCAAATTTCGCAGGTACCCTTTATGGCATCATGAACTGCTTCGGATCCATGCCAGGTTTCATAATTCCCAGTATTAACTCGAAAATATTGGAGAAAAAA AGTGACTGGCCAGAGTGGACTTTGATATTTTCAATCGGTGGAGCAGTATATGTATCTACAGGGATTCTCTTCATCCTCCTGGGATCAACCAAACTACAACCCTGGAACGAAAAGAAAAGCAAGGAGGGCCAAAATGCTCCAGGAGCACCAGGGGTTTCTGCAACCTGA